One stretch of Kineococcus radiotolerans SRS30216 = ATCC BAA-149 DNA includes these proteins:
- a CDS encoding helix-turn-helix domain-containing protein has protein sequence MPSSVQTSPEAATSAEGPVRLRWDGIAARRAREGAGLSRETVAQYTGQSAGMLRRYERCEVQPRIDVAARMAAAYGVPLTDLMTA, from the coding sequence GTGCCGTCGTCCGTCCAGACCAGCCCCGAGGCCGCCACCTCGGCCGAGGGGCCCGTGCGCCTGCGCTGGGACGGCATCGCCGCCCGCCGGGCCCGCGAGGGCGCGGGGCTGTCCCGCGAGACCGTGGCGCAGTACACCGGCCAGTCGGCCGGGATGCTGCGCCGCTACGAACGGTGCGAGGTCCAGCCGCGCATCGACGTGGCCGCGCGCATGGCCGCGGCCTACGGCGTGCCCCTCACCGACCTGATGACCGCGTGA
- a CDS encoding recombinase family protein, translating to MTTLTTTGRLIGYARVSTGDQDAALQQDALVAAGCAQVLTDMASGALTSRPQLEVALQGMGPGDTLVVWRLDRLGRSLRHLLEVVDGLAARGVGFRSLTESIDTTTATGRLVLHLFGALAEFERDLVRERTEAGLAAARSRGRRGGRPTVMTPAKIAAARAMLAGEAHSVRETAEALGVSRATLYRSLNN from the coding sequence ATGACGACGCTGACGACCACCGGCCGGCTGATCGGCTACGCCCGGGTAAGCACCGGCGACCAGGATGCCGCCCTGCAGCAGGACGCCCTGGTAGCCGCTGGCTGCGCCCAGGTGCTGACCGACATGGCGTCGGGGGCGCTGACCAGCCGGCCACAGCTGGAGGTCGCGCTGCAAGGGATGGGCCCGGGGGACACCCTGGTGGTCTGGCGCCTGGACCGCCTCGGGCGGTCGCTGCGGCACCTGCTGGAGGTCGTGGACGGCCTGGCCGCCCGAGGCGTGGGCTTCCGCAGCCTCACCGAGTCCATCGACACCACCACGGCCACCGGCCGGCTGGTGCTGCACCTTTTTGGCGCTCTTGCCGAGTTCGAGCGCGACCTAGTGCGTGAGCGAACCGAGGCCGGGCTGGCAGCGGCGCGGTCCCGAGGCCGGCGCGGGGGCAGACCCACGGTGATGACGCCAGCCAAGATCGCCGCCGCCCGCGCGATGCTCGCCGGCGAGGCCCACAGCGTCCGCGAGACCGCCGAGGCGCTGGGGGTCAGTCGGGCCACGCTTTATCGCAGTTTAAACAATTGA